DNA from Synechococcus sp. CBW1108:
CCAGCCTTCACAGCCTGGCTGTAGGGCCCCACGGGAGCCGGAGCGGCGACGGTGATAACGGCTTCCAGCTGCATTGCTCGACTCTTATCAGGTCAGGATGGGGGTTGAGCTTATGGCCCTTGCCAATCGCCAGCACCCTTACCCAGCTATTGCCTGCCGAGTTGCCGCTGCGCGAGCACGTTCAGCTCAGGGGCCTCTGGCACCGTTACGCCAACGCCGCGCCAGGCGAATGGACCCTGGAAGGAATCGATCTGGCCCTGCACCAGGGCGAGCTGGTGGGGCTCCTCGGCCCCTCCGGCTGCGGCAAAACCACCCTGCTGCGCCTGATCGCCGGCTTTGAGCGGCCCGAGCGGGGCTCGGTGTTGATCGACGGACGCCTGGTGGCCGGCGAGGGCCGCTGGCTGGAACCAGAACGCCGGGGCGTGGGCATGGTGTTCCAGGACTACGCCCTGTTCCCCCACCTCAATGCCTGGCAAAACACCTGCTTCGGGCTGGGGAGGGGACAGGACACCAGTCGGGCAAGCTGGTTGCTGGAGCTGCTCGGGCTGAAGGGCCTCGAACGCCGTTACCCCCATGAACTCTCAGGCGGCCAGCGCCAGCGCCTCGCCCTGGCCCGGGCCCTGGCCCCCGGCCCCTCGGTAGTACTGCTGGATGAACCCTTCTCCAACCTCGATGTGGAGGTCCGCCTGCGCCTGCGCAGCGAGCTGCCGGCGGTCCTCTCCCGCTGCGGCGCCAGCGGCCTGATCGTCACCCACGACCCCGAGGAGGCCCTGGCAATCTGCGACCGGGTAGCTGTTTTGCGGCAGGGGGTGCTGCACCAGTGCGCCAGCCCGCGCCAGTTAGTGCAGCAGCCCGCCACCGCCTTTGTGGGACGCTTCGTTTTGCAGGGCAACCTGTTGCCAGCCCAACGCAAGGGCAACCGGATCGAAACCCCGCTCGGCAGCCTGGACTGCCTAGCAGCTCCGCCTGCCGACGATGCCAACGCTGCCCCACCTAACCCCCCGAGCCCAGCCGACAGCGAGCCCCTGGAGGTGCTGGTGAGCCCGGATGGGATCGAGCTCCAGCTTGATCCCCAGGGGGAAGCCTGGCTCCAGGGCCGGGAATTTCTGGGTCGGGAGTGGCTCTACCAGGTGCAGCTGGGCGAACTCAAGTTGCGACTGCGCCTACCACTGGAAGCCGAATACGGCCGGGGTCAGCGCTGCCAGCTGCAGCTGCGGCCCGGAACCCCGGCGATGCTCTTCCCATCCCGCCAACCACTCCAAGCCCTGGGCTGAGGTCCCCTGCCCCCTGCATCCTGCCTCCTGCCAACAGTCCCCTGCACTGATCCAGCTAGCCCTGCCAATGGTCCTTACTGCGGCGCAGCACCGCCAGCTGCTCCGGACTCGTCGCACGCACAAACAGGTTGGTGGCCCGCTCCATCCCAACCGTGCTGGGAATCGTGGCGGCACCCCGGGCGCGGGTGGAGATCACAGCCGCGAGTCGCTCCCGAATCGGCCCAGCGGCGCCATCCTCGGCATCCACGGTGGCGGCAGCCCAGCGCAGGTTTGCCTCGGTGTATTCGTGGGCGCACCACACCTGGGTGGCAGGAGGCAGCTCGGCCAGCCGCTGCAGCGAAGCCCGCATCTGGGCCGCACTGCCCTCAAACAGGCGTCCGCAGCCCCCGGCAAACATCGTGTCGCCACAGAAGAGGTGCCCCGAAGCCGGCAGGTAGTAGGCGATGTGGGCGCGGGTGTGGCCCGGCACATCGATCACCTGCACCGTCTCCCCCAGCAGCTCAAAGCGATCGTCACCGGTAACGCCCCTGGTTTGCAGGGGAATGCGCGCCCGGTCCTCGCGGCTGGCCAGCACCGCGGCACCGGGCCAACGGGCCAGCAGGCCCGGCGTACCACCGATGTGGTCGCTGTGGTGGTGGGTGTGCAGGATCGCCACCAGCTCCAGCCCCTGCCGCTCCAGCGCCGCGATCACCGGCTCGGCAAGGGCCGGATCCACCACCGCCGCCAGGCCCTGGCGGTGCAACACAAAGACGTAGTTATCCCGCAGGAGCGGAACCAGTTCAACGCTGAGTTGCTGCATCGTTAAAGTCCAGCTTGAGGCGCACAACCATGATCACCGTCGCCCTGGCCAAAGGCGCGCTCCTGAAGGATTCGGTGGCCCGCTTCGCCGCCGCCGGTTTCGACTTTTCAGCCCTGCTGGACCCCGACAACCGCCAGCTGATGGTGCCCAGTGCCTGTGGCCAGGCCAGGGCACTGCTGGTGCGCAATGCCGATGTGCCGGTGTACGTGGCCTATGGGCAGGCCCAGCTGGGTGTGGTGGGCTACGACGTGATCCGCGAGCACCAGTTGCCGGTGGCCCAGTTGCTGGATCTCGGCTTCGGCAGCTGCCGCATGAGCGTGGCCGTCAAGGCCAGCAGCGGCTACCGGCGGGCGACTGACCTGCCTGCCCACTGCCGGGTGGCAAGCAAGTTCACCGGCTGCGCCCAGGCCTTTTTCAATGCTCTGGACCTACCTGTGGAGCTGATCCATCTGGCCGGCTCGGTGGAGCTGGGGCCGATCACCGGCATGAGTGAGGCGATCGTGGACCTGGTAGCCACCGGCCGCACCCTGGAAGAAAACGGCCTGGTTGCCATCGAGGATCTTTTTCTGAGCACCGCCCGGCTGGTGGGTCACCCCCTGGCCCTGCGGCTCGACGACGGTTCACTTCAGAGGACAGTCGATCGCCTCGGGGTAGCCGTGCCCCAGCGGGGCCGCTGATGGCCCGCCTCGACCGGCAACGCTTAGCCCGCCTGCTGCCCTACCTGGGCAGGGACCGCCGCCGCCTCGGCCTCACCCTGCTGCTGCTGATCCCGGTGGCCTTCGCCGCGGCTGTGCAACCCATGCTGGTGGGCCAGGCGATCTCGGTGCTGCGGCGCGAGCCGACCCTGGGCTGGCTCGACGGCATGCCCGTGGCCGCCGCCCTGCGCTTGCTGGTGCTGCTGCTGCTGCTGGCCGTAATGCTGCGGCTTGGACTGCAGGGCATCCAGACCTTCAACGTCCAGGCCGTCGGCCAACGGCTCACCGCCCGCATCCGCAACGACCTCTTCGCCCATGCGATGGCCCTGTCGCTGCGCTTCCATGACCGCACCCCCGTGGGCAAGCTGCTCACCCGGCTGACCAGCGATGTCGATGCCCTGGCCGAGGTCTTCGGCAGTGGGGCCGTGGGGGTGCTGGCCGACCTGGTGACCCTGCTGGTGATCGCGGTCACAATGATCTCGATCGAGTGGCGCCTGGGCCTGCTGCTGCTGGTGAGCCAGGTGCCGGTGGTGTTCGGCATCCTCTGGCTGCAGGGGCGCTATCGCAAGGCCAACTACCGGGTGAGGGAAGAACTCAGCCAGCTCAACGCCGACCTCCAGGAGAACCTCCAGGGGCTGGAGGTGGTGCAGATGTTCCGGCGCGAGGCTACAAACAGTGCCCGCTTCGCCCAAGTAACCAATGCCTACCGGGAGGCCGTGACCGGCACGATCCTCTACGAAAGCTCGATCTCGGCCTTGATCGAGTGGGTTGCCCTCAGCGCCATCGCCGTGGTGCTGGCCCTAGGCGGCTGGATGGTGCTCGGCAGCACCATGGGGCTCGGCACCCTCACCACCTTCATCCTCTATTCCCAGCGGCTATTCGACCCACTGCGCCAACTGGCTGAACGCTTCACCCAGATCCAGGGCGGCCTCACCGCCGTTGAGCGCATCGGCGAACTGCTCGAGCAGCCGATCGAAATCGCAGACCTGCCCGCCAGTGATCGCACAGCCGCCGCCATCTGCAGCGGCGGCGAGCGAGCCAGCGCCGGCGAGGTGATTTTTGAGCAGGTCAGTTTCTCCTACCGCCCGGACGACCCGATCCTCAGCGACCTCTCCTTCCGCATCGCCCCGGGCGAGCACGTGGCCCTGGTCGGGCCGACCGGCTCTGGCAAAACCACCGTGATCCGTCTGCTCTGCCGGCTCTATGAACCCCAGCAGGGGCGCATCCTGCTGGATGGCATCGACATCCGCCAACTGCCCATTCCCACCCTGCGGCAACGCCTGGGCGTGGTGCTGCAGGACACCTTCCTGTTCAGCGGCAACGTGGCCGACAACATGCGCCTCGATGCGCCGATCAGCAGCGACCAGCTGCAAGGGCTCTGCGCCGAGCTGGGCCTCGATCCCCTGCTGCGCCGCCTGCCCGATGGCCTGGCCACCGAGCTGCGGGAGCGGGGCGGCAACCTCTCCTCCGGCGAGCGCCAGTTGCTCTCAGTGGCGCGGGTGGCAATCCGCGATCCGTCGGTGCTGGTGATGGATGAGGCCACCGCCTTCATGGATCCCTCCACCGAAGCCACCCTGCAACGCGACCTCGACAAGCTGCTGCACGGCCGCACCGCGATCGTGATTGCCCACCGCCTGGCAACGGTGGAGGCCTCCGACCGCATCCTGGTGTTGCGCAAGGGTCACCTGATCGAGCAGGGCACCCACAGCCAGCTGCGTCAGCAGGGGGGTGTCTACGCCCAGCTGGCCGACCTGCAGGAGCGGGGGCTGGCGGCCCTCTGAGCCAGCACGAAGCGGCCATCGGGCAGGATCGTTGATTGCGTCGCACGCGGCACTCGTGGCCTCCGCCGAGCTCCTCACCAGCCTCTACGGGGAACGGCACCGGCTTTGCCCGACGCCCAATCCCCAGCTCAGCCTGGTGCTCAGCTGCGACCGGGCCATCGACCTGATCGAACTCGAGCAGCTCTGCGATGCGGTGGGCTGGAGCCGCCGGCCCCTGCGCCGGGTGCGCAAGGCACTGGAGCACAGCCTGCTGCGGGTGGGCCTGTGGCGCCACGACCCACGCCTGCCCAAGCTGGTGGGCTTCGCCCGCTGCACCGGCGACGGCATTGTGGAGGCCACCGTCTGGGATGTGGCAGTCCATCCCCTTTACCAGGGGGGGGGACTGGGCAAACAGCTGATGGTCTACGTGCTCGACCAACTGCGGGCCATGGAGGTGGATCGGGTGAGCCTGTTCGCCGACCCCGAAGTGGTGAAGTTCTACGCAGCCCAGGGCTGGGAGCTCGAACCCCAACAGCGGCGCTGCGCCTTCTGGTATGCGCCCTAGGTCCAGAGGCTGGGATCCTGGGAGAGCGGCAGGCGGGCCAAGGGATGGTCAGGGCCCAGCAGATCGGAGCTGATACGAGAGCAGATCAGGTCCAACGGCAAGCTGAAACTGCTGCCGTCACGATCAAATGGTCCCTCCACGTAGGCACCGACGCGTTCAGCTACCAAAAAGGCAAGGAACAACAGAATTCCCGTAATCGCCGAGTGGTTGGAGCTGAAATCCAGAAAGATGGCATAACCAAATAGCCAACTAATCAGCCTGATGAAGACATCATAAACCGGAGGCAGTGGTGTATTGCGAACCTTCTCCAAACCCCCAACTGCATCGGTGAAGGATTCGGCGCAGCGCAGCAGCACATCCCGGCCCCAGGGGCTGATGGCCCGCCGCTGGCGCAGGCGGCCGATGGCAGCAGCCCGAGCTCGGTAGGAATGATTCAGGGTGGTCTCCGCTGGCAAACCAAGGCTTGCGCAGAGGCGGTTAACCGCTTCGCGGGCATCCTGGCGCCAATAGCCACGCAGCTCAAAATTCAGCAGCCAAACCTGCAACACCTGCAGTGCCACCAGACGGTTTTCCTCTCCCCGCCAGACACTGTCACTGCAGAGCAGGGTGTGCAGACAATCGCGCCAGTGACGGCTCACATTGGTAACTGCTCCCCAGAGGGTGCGGGCCTCCCACCAGCGGCTGATCGCCTGGGTATTGCGGAAGGCCAGCAGGATGGATACGGCCGTGCCCATGATTGCCAACCCTCCCACATCGATGATGTCGATCCGCTTGATCAACCCCTGCGGTTCAAGGGTAAGGGTGATGGCGCACGTGAGGGCGACAAGCAGCAGATCCAGCTTCATGCGCAGCACCAGCTGGCTCAGAACGCGAGGGATCTGACGCCGGGCCAGGCGAGGGGGCAAGGAAGCAGGAACCATGGCGGCGAGTCTGCTCGATGCCGTAATAGGCCGCAGCCAGCTGCTCGGCGCTGGAGCCCCGCCGCCAGGCACGCCGCAGGCGGGCATTGGCCAGGGTGGTCTGCCAAATGCCCAGGGACCGCCAGCGGCGCCCATCCACCCGCAGCGTTGCCCCCAGGGAGCGCAGGCGGGTGTACTGGCGCAGGCGCTGCACCAGTTCCAGGTCTTCCATCAGGGGGATGGGTGCCACACCCCCGGCGAGGGCCAGCAGGCTGCGGGGCAGCAGCAACCCCTGGTCGCCATAGGGAAGCTGGCGCCAGCGGCTGCGCAGCGCCACCCCCAGCTCCACCAGCCGCAGGGCGGGGCTGGGGGCGTCGATCGCCAGGTTGAAATACCAGGCCGCCGGCGCGCGCCCCAGGGCGGTGGCCAGGGCTGCCTGCCAGCCGGCCCCCAGGCGGGCATCGGCGTGGAGCAGCAGCAGCCAGGCCCCACTGCTGCGGGATACCCCTAGGGCCAGCTGCCCACCCCGGCCCGGGCTGCAGGCCAGCACCCGTGCGCCCGCCAAGGCCGCCAGCCGAGGTGTGCCATCGCCACTGGCCCCATCCACCACCAGCACCTCGGCCACCAGCTGGGGCGCCGTCGCCAGATCGGCCAGCAGCAGCGGCAGCCGCGCCGCCTCATTGCGGGCCGCGATCACCACCGAAATCCCAGCCGGGCTCAGCGCCATGGCCCCAGGTCCTCCCCCCTATCCAGGTCCCTGCGCCGAGGCAGCAGGGCCGGCTCCAGACCCCTGCGCGCCAGGGCGGCGAGGGTTTGCTCCAGCACCTGCTCGCTGCCCCAGGCAATCCCCTCCATCAGGGCCGGCTCGGGCCTGCGCAAACCGATCAGCCAGTAGCCCCCGTCACAGGCGGGGCCGAGCACCGCTTGCTGGTGATCCAACGCGGCAAAGGCCGAGGCCAGATCGGCCCGCTCCAGCTGGGGCAGGTCACTGCCGATCAACACCACCCGCCTGGCCCGTTCGGTGGCCGCCCGCTGGAACTGGCGCTGCATGCGCACCCCGAGCCCCCCTCCCCCCTGCAGCACGATGCGGCCCACCCCAAGCTGGTCGCCCAGGCGCCTGGCGGCCCGGGGGGAGAGCCCATCGACCGCCAGCACCAGCTCAATGCCCAGCTGGCGGGTCAGCTGGCGGGCCACCGCCAGGGTGTGGCCGGTGAGCCGGGCCTGGATCCGTGCCGCCGCCTCCGCCCCGAGGCTGGAGGCCAACCGCCGCTTGCAGCGCCCCGGAGCCGACCAGCGGGCCAGCACCACCAGCTGGCTTGCATCCGAGCGGCTCAACCGCGGTGCGGCAGTTCCTTGGGCTTGAGCTCCAGGTTGAGGCGCTGCTCTCCGCGCCGCAGCGCCACAGCCAGGGGGTGGCCCACCTTGCCCTGGTCCACCGCCAGCTGCACCTCGGAGGGGTTCCGCACCGCCTTGCCACCAACCTGCTCGATCAGGTCGCAGGGCTTGAGACCACCGCTGGCGGCGGGGCTGCCCGCCATCACCTCGACCACCACCACCCCGTTCACCTCCGGCAGGCGGCATTCATCTGTGCTGGCGTTGATCTCCCGGGCAAGTTGGGGAGTGAGGGCCTGCAGGCGAACGCCGATGTAGGGATGGCTGGCCGAACCGCGCTCCAGGATCTGGGCGGCGATCTGGCGGGCCACATTGATCGGGATCGCAAAACTGAGGCCCGCCCCCGGTGCCTGGCGGATTGCGGTGTTGATGCCGATTACCTGGCCGCGATCATTGATCAGCGGGCCGCCGCTGTTGCCTGGATTCACGGCGGCGTCGGTTTGGATGTAGGGCACCCGCTGGCCCTCACCCACCGCATTGGTGCGCTGGATGGCACTGATGATCCCAGCGGTAACCGTGTTGTCCAGGCCGAGGGGATTGCCGATGGCGATCGCCACTTCGCCAGGGCGCACCCTGGTGGAATCCCCCAGGGGGGCCACCGGCAGTTTCGAGGCCACCACTTTGACCACGGCCACATCGGTAAGGGGATCACTGCCGAGCACCTTGCCGTTGAAGCTGCGGCCATCGGGCAGGGTCACGGTCACCTCGCTGGCCCCCTCCACCACATGGGCATTGGTCAGCAGCACCCCGTCTGAGCGGGTGATGAAGCCCGATCCCTGGCCCTGCTGTTGCTCAATCGTGGGGCCCCGCCCAAATAGACCGCCCAGGGGGTTCACCATCCGCTTGACGGTGTCGATCCGCACCACCGCTGGGCCCACCTTGGCCACCGCATCCACGATCAGGGTGCTGCCCTGCTGCAGGGGCGGGCTGGGGGCCGCGTCACTGATGGGGGTCTGGGCGCTGGAGCGACCTGGCAGGCCGGGCAGCCCCTGGCCGCATCCCACCAACAGCAACGCGGCGGGGGCGAGCAGCGCTGCTCGGCAGCGGGGGGAAAGGGGTGGCATGGAAGCGGCCTGGGCCAGGTCGGAATCCGTTTCATTTAAGACGGCCCAACTGCTGAACCACGCGTAGATTCGGTTTTCACGAGCGGAAGCGATAG
Protein-coding regions in this window:
- the gloB gene encoding hydroxyacylglutathione hydrolase: MQQLSVELVPLLRDNYVFVLHRQGLAAVVDPALAEPVIAALERQGLELVAILHTHHHSDHIGGTPGLLARWPGAAVLASREDRARIPLQTRGVTGDDRFELLGETVQVIDVPGHTRAHIAYYLPASGHLFCGDTMFAGGCGRLFEGSAAQMRASLQRLAELPPATQVWCAHEYTEANLRWAAATVDAEDGAAGPIRERLAAVISTRARGAATIPSTVGMERATNLFVRATSPEQLAVLRRSKDHWQG
- a CDS encoding trypsin-like peptidase domain-containing protein — its product is MPPLSPRCRAALLAPAALLLVGCGQGLPGLPGRSSAQTPISDAAPSPPLQQGSTLIVDAVAKVGPAVVRIDTVKRMVNPLGGLFGRGPTIEQQQGQGSGFITRSDGVLLTNAHVVEGASEVTVTLPDGRSFNGKVLGSDPLTDVAVVKVVASKLPVAPLGDSTRVRPGEVAIAIGNPLGLDNTVTAGIISAIQRTNAVGEGQRVPYIQTDAAVNPGNSGGPLINDRGQVIGINTAIRQAPGAGLSFAIPINVARQIAAQILERGSASHPYIGVRLQALTPQLAREINASTDECRLPEVNGVVVVEVMAGSPAASGGLKPCDLIEQVGGKAVRNPSEVQLAVDQGKVGHPLAVALRRGEQRLNLELKPKELPHRG
- a CDS encoding ABC transporter ATP-binding protein, producing MPIASTLTQLLPAELPLREHVQLRGLWHRYANAAPGEWTLEGIDLALHQGELVGLLGPSGCGKTTLLRLIAGFERPERGSVLIDGRLVAGEGRWLEPERRGVGMVFQDYALFPHLNAWQNTCFGLGRGQDTSRASWLLELLGLKGLERRYPHELSGGQRQRLALARALAPGPSVVLLDEPFSNLDVEVRLRLRSELPAVLSRCGASGLIVTHDPEEALAICDRVAVLRQGVLHQCASPRQLVQQPATAFVGRFVLQGNLLPAQRKGNRIETPLGSLDCLAAPPADDANAAPPNPPSPADSEPLEVLVSPDGIELQLDPQGEAWLQGREFLGREWLYQVQLGELKLRLRLPLEAEYGRGQRCQLQLRPGTPAMLFPSRQPLQALG
- a CDS encoding GNAT family N-acetyltransferase, with the protein product MASAELLTSLYGERHRLCPTPNPQLSLVLSCDRAIDLIELEQLCDAVGWSRRPLRRVRKALEHSLLRVGLWRHDPRLPKLVGFARCTGDGIVEATVWDVAVHPLYQGGGLGKQLMVYVLDQLRAMEVDRVSLFADPEVVKFYAAQGWELEPQQRRCAFWYAP
- a CDS encoding bestrophin family ion channel translates to MPPRLARRQIPRVLSQLVLRMKLDLLLVALTCAITLTLEPQGLIKRIDIIDVGGLAIMGTAVSILLAFRNTQAISRWWEARTLWGAVTNVSRHWRDCLHTLLCSDSVWRGEENRLVALQVLQVWLLNFELRGYWRQDAREAVNRLCASLGLPAETTLNHSYRARAAAIGRLRQRRAISPWGRDVLLRCAESFTDAVGGLEKVRNTPLPPVYDVFIRLISWLFGYAIFLDFSSNHSAITGILLFLAFLVAERVGAYVEGPFDRDGSSFSLPLDLICSRISSDLLGPDHPLARLPLSQDPSLWT
- a CDS encoding TIGR04282 family arsenosugar biosynthesis glycosyltransferase, which translates into the protein MSRSDASQLVVLARWSAPGRCKRRLASSLGAEAAARIQARLTGHTLAVARQLTRQLGIELVLAVDGLSPRAARRLGDQLGVGRIVLQGGGGLGVRMQRQFQRAATERARRVVLIGSDLPQLERADLASAFAALDHQQAVLGPACDGGYWLIGLRRPEPALMEGIAWGSEQVLEQTLAALARRGLEPALLPRRRDLDRGEDLGPWR
- a CDS encoding TIGR04283 family arsenosugar biosynthesis glycosyltransferase, yielding MALSPAGISVVIAARNEAARLPLLLADLATAPQLVAEVLVVDGASGDGTPRLAALAGARVLACSPGRGGQLALGVSRSSGAWLLLLHADARLGAGWQAALATALGRAPAAWYFNLAIDAPSPALRLVELGVALRSRWRQLPYGDQGLLLPRSLLALAGGVAPIPLMEDLELVQRLRQYTRLRSLGATLRVDGRRWRSLGIWQTTLANARLRRAWRRGSSAEQLAAAYYGIEQTRRHGSCFLAPSPGPASDPSRSEPAGAAHEAGSAACRPHVRHHPYP
- the hisG gene encoding ATP phosphoribosyltransferase, with the translated sequence MITVALAKGALLKDSVARFAAAGFDFSALLDPDNRQLMVPSACGQARALLVRNADVPVYVAYGQAQLGVVGYDVIREHQLPVAQLLDLGFGSCRMSVAVKASSGYRRATDLPAHCRVASKFTGCAQAFFNALDLPVELIHLAGSVELGPITGMSEAIVDLVATGRTLEENGLVAIEDLFLSTARLVGHPLALRLDDGSLQRTVDRLGVAVPQRGR
- a CDS encoding ABC transporter ATP-binding protein — protein: MARLDRQRLARLLPYLGRDRRRLGLTLLLLIPVAFAAAVQPMLVGQAISVLRREPTLGWLDGMPVAAALRLLVLLLLLAVMLRLGLQGIQTFNVQAVGQRLTARIRNDLFAHAMALSLRFHDRTPVGKLLTRLTSDVDALAEVFGSGAVGVLADLVTLLVIAVTMISIEWRLGLLLLVSQVPVVFGILWLQGRYRKANYRVREELSQLNADLQENLQGLEVVQMFRREATNSARFAQVTNAYREAVTGTILYESSISALIEWVALSAIAVVLALGGWMVLGSTMGLGTLTTFILYSQRLFDPLRQLAERFTQIQGGLTAVERIGELLEQPIEIADLPASDRTAAAICSGGERASAGEVIFEQVSFSYRPDDPILSDLSFRIAPGEHVALVGPTGSGKTTVIRLLCRLYEPQQGRILLDGIDIRQLPIPTLRQRLGVVLQDTFLFSGNVADNMRLDAPISSDQLQGLCAELGLDPLLRRLPDGLATELRERGGNLSSGERQLLSVARVAIRDPSVLVMDEATAFMDPSTEATLQRDLDKLLHGRTAIVIAHRLATVEASDRILVLRKGHLIEQGTHSQLRQQGGVYAQLADLQERGLAAL